One Desulfovibrio legallii genomic region harbors:
- a CDS encoding SPOR domain-containing protein, with protein sequence MAGPVRKPRVRAAGGAPEKERRFALRLSLPVAGLLAAVLVVAVGWSFFMGYMVGRGQNPEQRVEQLTGLGGAPAAPAASAAQPNAPRKDKALADKTPAPEAAAPDPAVAGPAPAAAQSAAGSAPGDGKKADSATAAKSKGQPPAPQPQGPQSQGPQPQGPQSQGPQPQGPQPQGKNAYPFARPSGGGLAAWGIKPEQEAPLQAAGPEQPAGQPEGQARTKATQTAQPRAQAAQPLYDFVFQTAAFNNADDADKLRSRLEGQGLRTRLQKKGSLHLVLVNLRGTDLDAANLREELQRMRLGAPLLKSKKAVAGKSRKTGR encoded by the coding sequence GCCCTGCGCCTGTCCCTGCCTGTGGCGGGCCTGCTGGCCGCCGTGCTGGTGGTGGCCGTGGGCTGGTCCTTCTTTATGGGATATATGGTAGGACGCGGCCAGAACCCGGAACAGCGCGTGGAGCAGCTCACCGGGCTGGGCGGCGCGCCGGCTGCGCCTGCGGCGAGCGCAGCCCAGCCCAATGCGCCCAGAAAGGACAAAGCCCTGGCGGACAAGACGCCCGCCCCTGAGGCCGCAGCGCCGGACCCGGCCGTTGCGGGCCCCGCCCCGGCCGCCGCGCAATCCGCAGCCGGAAGCGCCCCAGGTGACGGTAAAAAAGCGGACAGCGCAACGGCAGCCAAGTCCAAAGGCCAGCCCCCCGCCCCGCAGCCCCAGGGCCCGCAATCCCAGGGCCCGCAACCCCAGGGCCCGCAATCCCAGGGCCCGCAACCCCAGGGCCCACAACCCCAGGGCAAGAACGCCTATCCCTTTGCCCGGCCCAGCGGCGGCGGCCTGGCGGCCTGGGGCATCAAACCGGAGCAGGAAGCCCCCCTGCAGGCCGCAGGGCCAGAGCAGCCAGCGGGGCAACCCGAAGGGCAGGCCCGGACAAAGGCAACGCAGACCGCGCAGCCCCGTGCCCAGGCCGCCCAGCCCCTTTACGATTTTGTCTTCCAGACGGCGGCCTTCAACAACGCGGACGATGCGGACAAGCTGCGCTCGCGCCTGGAAGGCCAGGGCCTGCGCACCCGGCTGCAAAAAAAGGGCAGCCTGCATCTGGTGCTGGTCAATCTGCGCGGCACGGATCTGGACGCCGCCAACCTGCGGGAAGAACTCCAGCGCATGCGCCTGGGCGCGCCGCTGCTCAAGTCCAAAAAGGCCGTTGCGGGCAAAAGCCGCAAGACAGGCCGCTGA
- a CDS encoding MlaE family ABC transporter permease has protein sequence MTALSPTVPLRALGRATLRGLQALGGTALFLLEGIAQIFASRKILPRTLQQIYVIGSKSLFLILLIGIFCGMVLGLQGYYTLVQFGSVAMLGSAVSLTLIRELGPVLTAIMLTGRAGSSMTAEIGVMRISDQIDALDVMDINSMGYLVSPRLLASLISFPLLTAVFDVIGILGGYLTGVLMLGINEGTYFYRMAFSVTATDVNGGFLKSVVFGLLVATTCCRQGYYANKRRDSMGPEAVGNATTSAVVSSCVLILAADYVITSFLL, from the coding sequence ATGACGGCCCTCTCCCCCACTGTCCCTTTGCGCGCCCTGGGCCGCGCCACCCTGCGCGGCCTGCAGGCTCTGGGCGGCACGGCCCTGTTCCTGCTGGAAGGGATCGCCCAGATATTCGCCAGCCGCAAGATTCTGCCGCGCACCCTGCAGCAAATCTACGTCATCGGCTCCAAATCCTTGTTCCTCATCCTGCTCATCGGCATTTTTTGCGGCATGGTGCTGGGGCTGCAGGGCTACTACACCCTGGTGCAGTTCGGATCCGTGGCCATGTTGGGCTCGGCCGTTTCCCTGACCCTCATCCGCGAGCTGGGGCCCGTGCTCACGGCCATCATGCTCACCGGCCGGGCAGGATCCTCCATGACGGCGGAAATCGGCGTCATGCGCATTTCGGATCAGATCGACGCCCTGGACGTCATGGACATCAACTCCATGGGCTATCTGGTCAGCCCGCGCCTGCTGGCCTCGCTTATCTCTTTCCCTCTGCTCACGGCCGTCTTTGACGTCATCGGCATCCTGGGCGGCTACCTTACGGGCGTACTCATGCTGGGCATCAACGAGGGCACCTATTTTTACCGCATGGCCTTTTCCGTCACAGCCACGGACGTTAACGGCGGCTTTCTCAAATCCGTCGTCTTCGGCCTGCTGGTGGCCACCACCTGCTGCCGTCAGGGCTACTACGCCAACAAACGGCGCGACAGCATGGGGCCGGAAGCCGTGGGCAATGCCACCACCTCCGCAGTGGTCAGCTCCTGCGTGCTCATTCTGGCGGCGGACTACGTCATCACCTCCTTCCTGCTCTGA
- the ruvC gene encoding crossover junction endodeoxyribonuclease RuvC, whose translation MQPATVTGPVTVIGIDPGSQRTGWGVVREVSGVLRLVDCGVVRTAAAGGEFCDRLAKIYRDLDGILTRLQPQEAAIEQVFTAKNAASALKLGQARGVAVAACAAHGLAIRDYEPTLVKKSLVGTGRAEKEQVAFMVRQLLNVREAETPWALDTSDALAVALCHLTMRRFAARVAQGKIGSGRG comes from the coding sequence GTGCAGCCCGCAACGGTCACCGGCCCCGTCACGGTTATCGGCATTGACCCCGGCTCCCAGCGCACGGGCTGGGGCGTGGTCCGCGAAGTTTCCGGCGTGCTGCGCCTGGTGGACTGCGGCGTGGTGCGCACCGCCGCCGCGGGCGGGGAATTCTGCGACCGGCTAGCGAAAATATATCGGGATCTTGACGGCATCCTCACGCGGCTGCAACCGCAGGAGGCCGCCATTGAACAGGTTTTTACCGCCAAAAACGCCGCTAGCGCACTGAAACTGGGGCAGGCCAGGGGCGTGGCCGTGGCGGCCTGCGCAGCCCACGGCCTCGCCATCCGGGACTACGAGCCCACCTTAGTCAAAAAATCCCTGGTGGGCACAGGCCGGGCGGAAAAAGAGCAGGTGGCCTTTATGGTGCGGCAGCTGCTCAACGTCCGGGAGGCCGAGACCCCCTGGGCCCTGGACACCTCCGACGCCCTGGCCGTGGCCCTTTGCCACCTGACCATGCGCCGCTTCGCCGCCCGCGTGGCGCAGGGAAAAATCGGGAGCGGACGCGGCTAG